From Vigna unguiculata cultivar IT97K-499-35 chromosome 5, ASM411807v1, whole genome shotgun sequence, the proteins below share one genomic window:
- the LOC114184519 gene encoding F-box/kelch-repeat protein At3g23880-like, whose product MSYFQSSCLLPEDMLMEILSWLPVKDVVRLKCISKGWNHLVSDSAFVKLHLIRSPKNTHILLTFDTRGGGYAIAPVQDLLDNPSSTVETLLRNDFPYNPFNRSYTVLGVLNGLVCLQFSWVDDEFEHHWFHMWNPATRAMSIDSPHISFDHSDYKDVFWFMFGFGYDEWSDTYQVLFLDNNKNESQELKVRVWSVGDTCWRNTSICDAFSTIICPVSRVSRGSVSRGIFVSGTLNWLAFPKSYSYYDNVKMNQLEIFSYHQKEETCRYFPMPDGILEINVCEPELEVLKGCLCLSHHHEGNFTVWLKREFNHEKSWSKLLTLRYEDHYKYLSRDFLLELWIIWMCEDDDDFVLLANRYIDKPDLIRYNTRDNRIDRRELYKHESSNIFSYDYAPSLVFPHVELPLGYFI is encoded by the coding sequence ATGTCTTATTTTCAGAGTAGTTGTCTTCTTCCCGAAGATATGCTCATGGAAATTTTGTCATGGCTTCCTGTGAAGGATGTCGTGCGACTCAAGTGCATTTCAAAAGGATGGAACCACCTTGTATCTGATTCTGCATTTGTGAAACTACACCTTATTAGGTCTCCAAAAAACACTCATATCTTATTGACATTTGACACAAGAGGAGGTGGTTATGCCATAGCTCCAGTACAAGATTTACTTGACAACCCATCATCCACAGTTGAAACTTTACTTCGCAACGATTTCCCATACAACCCATTCAATCGCAGTTACACTGTCTTGGGTGTCCTCAACGGCTTAGTATGTTTACAATTTTCTTGGGTTGATGATGAATTTGAACACCACTGGTTTCATATGTGGAATCCAGCCACAAGGGCCATGTCTATAGACTCCCCACATATTTCTTTTGATCACAGCGATTATAAAGATGTTTTCTGGTTTATGTTTGGATTTGGGTATGATGAATGGAGCGACACTTACCAAGTTCTGTTTttggataataataaaaatgaatcgCAGGAACTGAAGGTACGAGTTTGGTCTGTAGGGGATACTTGTTGGAGAAATACTTCAATTTGTGACGCTTTTTCCACCATCATTTGTCCTGTAAGTCGTGTAAGTCGTGGAAGTGTAAGTCGTGGAATTTTTGTGAGTGGTACTTTAAACTGGTTAGCATTTCCCAAATCCTACTCTTACTATGATAATGTTAAGATGAATCAgcttgaaatattttcttaccaTCAAAAGGAAGAGACATGCAGATATTTTCCTATGCCTGATGGCATTTTAGAAATCAATGTTTGTGAGCCTGAGCTTGAGGTTTTGAAAGGTTGTTTGTGTCTTTCTCATCATCATGAAGGTAATTTTACTGTTTGGCTGAAGAGAGAGTTTAACCATGAAAAATCTTGGTCCAAGTTACTGACTTTAAGGTATGAGGATCATTATAAATATCTCAGTCGTGATTTTCTATTAGAGTTGTGGATTATCTGGATGtgtgaagatgatgatgactttGTGCTGCTTGCAAACAGATATATAGATAAACCGGACTTGATTCGGTACAACACCAGAGATAATAGAATAGATCGTCGTGAACTTTACAAACATGAAAGttcaaatattttctcttaTGATTATGCTCCAAGTTTGGTTTTTCCGCATGTAGAACTACCCTTAggttattttatttga
- the LOC114186197 gene encoding F-box/kelch-repeat protein At3g23880-like, with translation MSSSQNNCVLSQDILMEILSRLPIKDIGRLKCVSKGLNRLVSDSTFVKLHLQRSSKNTHMLLTFEDYHINRTRNYAVVCPVQELLDHPSSTLKTLHHKHLPFNRKYNVLGACNGLVCLQDSCIDDEFEEYWFRIGNPTTRVMTKDSPHIRLNRRDYWLMFGFGYDEWSDSYQVVLLDNNRNQSQKLEVSVCCLGDTCWRNTLTCDAVTPMIGLQSRGTCGAFVSGTLNWLVYPRSHCDDKRGPKMNELEIFCYDLRKETRSFFSMPDGILEVRAFEPVLKVLNGCLCLSHHHEDNFVVWLKREFSDEKSWSKLLNINYQDDIDQCPSYMNVICMREKDGAVLVANTVFDANFIWYNSRDDRREGREYYGQDIWSLFSYDYVQSLVFPCRK, from the coding sequence ATGTCCTCTTCTCAGAATAATTGTGTTCTCTCCCAAGATATCCTGATGGAAATCTTGTCACGGCTTCCGATAAAGGATATTGGGCGATTAAAGTGCGTTTCAAAAGGGTTGAACCGTCTTGTCTCTGATTCTACATTTGTGAAACTTCACCTTCAAAGGTCCTCAAAAAATACTCACATGCTATTGACCTTTGAAGATTACCATATTAACAGAACAAGGAATTATGCCGTAGTTTGTCCTGTACAAGAGTTACTTGACCACCCATCGTCCACCCTTAAAACTCTACATCACAAACATCTCCCATTCAACCGTAAGTACAATGTTCTGGGTGCCTGCAACGGATTGGTATGCTTACAAGATTCTTGTATTGACGATGAATTTGAAGAATACTGGTTTCGGATTGGGAATCCAACAACAAGAGTCATGACTAAAGACTCCCCACATATTCGTCTTAATCGCAGGGATTACTGGTTGATGTTTGGGTTTGGTTATGATGAATGGAGTGACTCTTACCAAGTTGTGCTATTGGATAATAATAGGAATCAATCACAGAAACTGGAGGTAAGCGTTTGTTGTTTAGGAGATACTTGTTGGAGAAATACTTTAACTTGTGATGCTGTTACCCCTATGATTGGGCTTCAAAGTCGTGGAACTTGTGGTGCTTTTGTGAGTGGTACTTTAAACTGGTTAGTGTATCCCAGATCCCATTGTGATGATAAACGAGGACCTAAAATGAACGAGTTAGAAATATTTTGTTACGATCTAAGAAAGGAGACTCGCAGTTTTTTCTCTATGCCTGATGGCATTTTAGAAGTCCGTGCGTTTGAGCCCGTGCTTAAGGTTTTGAATGGTTGTTTGTGTCTTTCTCATCATCATGAGGATAATTTTGTTGTGTGGCTAAAGAGGGAATTCAGTGATGAAAAATCCTGGTCAAAGTTGTTGAATATAAATTACCAGGATGATATTGACCAGTGTCCATCCTACATGAACGTAATTTGTATGCGTGAAAAGGATGGTGCTGTGCTTGTTGCAAACACAGTTTTTGATGCAAACTTTATTTGGTACAACAGTAGAGATGATAGAAGAGAGGGTCGTGAATATTACGGCCAGGACATATGGAGTCTTTTCTCTTATGATTATGTTCAGAGTTTGGTTTTTCCATGTAGGAAGTAA